A window from Pseudomonas sp. MRSN 12121 encodes these proteins:
- a CDS encoding MBL fold metallo-hydrolase, with product MKLTLIGHESWSLQADDTHVLIDPVLGRGFGSDTDRQFAIVPARNIDLQRMPAVDGIVLTTEHLQHFNPVSLRCLQADHGHLLKHKVVYVPELFPGAAEAIVRACGYEVRRIDAQTEFAIGSLSLRFYMPHTDVLFWDSRVASLHVQQGHDALFIQSDTRIADGYFADVNSGAVAWPQVMVMTNNFQGSGGQGPIGLDNLLPVPDQRYTRVSGLRLLDEIVHKPMRRLNQVPTLILAGNGYRDPLGKMHQPWSNLELAQISNELSLLRAVHSLAPGESFDVAQARPGAPVDWIGALREQVEAMPAQGRSRRVGLDAEQIKAHLDEMARTWLITRYGQVLMTQGDYLGRAIGPCRAVLQLTRENAETRQWLLDVSRVEFVEVADEGAGAIKRYPYGIRVDYEDFCRLILGELQIWELLNLSASQWYVCDRYDSPLAFWLEYYNEQVDYARALRSYEMSLATAS from the coding sequence ATGAAGCTGACCCTGATCGGCCACGAAAGCTGGTCGTTGCAGGCGGACGATACTCATGTGCTGATCGACCCTGTATTGGGGCGCGGCTTCGGTTCCGACACCGATCGGCAGTTCGCCATTGTCCCGGCGCGCAACATCGACCTGCAGCGTATGCCCGCGGTGGATGGCATCGTCTTGACCACCGAGCATCTGCAGCACTTCAACCCGGTTTCCCTGCGCTGCCTGCAGGCAGACCATGGGCATTTGCTCAAGCACAAGGTGGTGTATGTCCCGGAACTGTTTCCGGGGGCGGCCGAGGCGATTGTCCGCGCCTGCGGCTACGAGGTGCGGCGGATCGATGCCCAGACCGAGTTCGCCATCGGCTCGCTGAGCCTGCGTTTCTACATGCCTCACACCGACGTGCTGTTCTGGGACAGCCGGGTGGCATCGCTGCATGTCCAGCAAGGCCATGATGCGCTGTTCATCCAGTCCGATACGCGCATCGCCGATGGCTACTTCGCCGATGTCAACAGCGGCGCCGTCGCCTGGCCGCAGGTCATGGTGATGACCAATAATTTCCAGGGCAGCGGGGGGCAGGGGCCGATCGGCCTGGACAACCTGCTGCCGGTGCCCGACCAGCGCTATACCCGGGTTTCCGGGCTGCGCCTGCTGGATGAAATCGTGCACAAGCCGATGCGCCGGCTGAACCAGGTCCCGACGCTGATCCTGGCGGGCAATGGTTACCGCGATCCCCTCGGCAAGATGCACCAGCCCTGGTCGAACCTGGAGCTGGCGCAGATCAGCAACGAGCTGTCATTGCTGCGGGCCGTGCATTCCCTGGCACCCGGAGAAAGCTTCGACGTGGCCCAGGCCCGGCCCGGCGCGCCGGTGGACTGGATCGGCGCTCTGCGGGAGCAAGTCGAGGCGATGCCGGCCCAGGGCCGCAGCCGTCGGGTCGGCCTCGATGCGGAACAGATCAAGGCCCATCTCGATGAAATGGCCAGGACTTGGCTGATCACCCGCTACGGGCAGGTGCTGATGACCCAGGGCGATTACCTGGGGCGCGCCATCGGCCCGTGCCGCGCGGTGTTGCAATTGACCCGCGAGAACGCCGAGACCCGGCAGTGGCTGCTGGATGTCTCCAGGGTCGAGTTCGTCGAGGTGGCGGACGAGGGCGCGGGTGCGATCAAGCGCTATCCCTATGGCATCCGGGTCGACTATGAGGATTTCTGTCGACTGATCCTCGGCGAACTGCAGATCTGGGAATTGCTCAACCTGTCGGCGTCGCAGTGGTATGTCTGCGACCGCTACGACAGCCCCCTGGCGTTCTGGCTCGAGTATTACAACGAGCAGGTGGACTACGCACGCGCCTTGCGCAGTTATGAAATGTCCTTGGCGACCGCGTCATGA
- a CDS encoding ABC transporter ATP-binding protein: MKWMYCFTPALHYRTAVRPEGRAFADGFFGLAFSLSPWAIGAYVLVSLLQYCVPLLFIYRLSTLVASEGGAQVALADTLLLGLLAIGGFLLVVSELNLERYLSLRLCREFERLLARKMQQRVEVAVLERVVSRDFSVILDGIGASVNLLAIPLFLVLSILLALLVFGSAGFWAVAVIGVFLPLSYLLSSLADRNYQRIMDRTAQRIEQCSIWLREGPWLKQFADRSAVQGIERTLAGERSLRNLDTLLRGADSYIVGFGRLVPFVLLGLLGTSEAALAWDGAIFWLSIPLLSAVLALPRSYVSYKAVGRSLAALNGLYQNSSQHPGLPSVAVEQPPAVIDFDVDWPIWPAALVELIPGGPQNQSEELGVLLRVFRLVPELGQDPQRVLWLPIELDGKNLSAGQRLRLQLLRGVFLAQAQDKILNIDHDFSALDAAAAQAVKQALSELSWVSFSPAAAQAIDGREAVPTMIGERSAPASSTSDPAHARLRLGELFRSCGWGVLMLLVPASMMSYAANLTLPQAGFSPLQVLLYAVAGVAAGIAAGLFIENLLRRRFSLLFLAGLRDVRAGSLVDALQVVSRDITTTFERIAWYSHDIAWILALLLCNVVALWMGFGLFGMAVASLFGGLLAVLYRLSINELYRTRVESVEGFDSLLRSAHVAFSISRAGGTGFERLGDWLALTQRGAIADGLKHFYTTRMRSVITRTVTAASCTLLSDLVIVLVVLLGSLYRTSDSAFVLAVTALLLVRSDLANVFLAITGFKSQSVSVARLQRFARRKNSVAVALAGQSLEIAPFVAQRAYRGLSLERGRLYSLSGHSGSGKSEYLKGVAGITEVTTENTGARQASAPIRYYLDRNTLALLGGEPGGSGWLETWLDDLPGDNHHLLLLDELFGTLGAEQLAERLQALHRYVERSGNTLVLVDHRCRLEHDIELGALAH, translated from the coding sequence GTGAAGTGGATGTACTGTTTTACCCCGGCATTGCACTATCGGACGGCCGTGCGCCCCGAGGGGCGAGCCTTCGCCGACGGCTTTTTCGGCCTCGCCTTCAGCCTCTCGCCCTGGGCGATCGGCGCCTATGTGCTGGTGTCGTTATTGCAATATTGCGTGCCGCTGTTGTTCATCTACCGGTTGAGCACCCTGGTGGCGAGCGAAGGCGGTGCCCAGGTCGCCTTGGCGGACACCCTATTACTGGGGCTGCTGGCCATCGGCGGGTTCCTGCTGGTGGTGAGCGAGCTCAACCTGGAACGTTATCTGTCCCTGAGGCTGTGCCGCGAGTTCGAGCGCCTGTTGGCGCGCAAGATGCAGCAGCGGGTGGAGGTGGCGGTGCTGGAACGGGTGGTGTCGCGGGATTTCAGCGTCATTCTCGACGGTATCGGCGCCAGCGTTAACCTGCTGGCGATTCCACTGTTCCTGGTGCTCTCGATCCTCCTGGCGTTGCTGGTCTTTGGCTCCGCGGGGTTCTGGGCCGTCGCGGTAATCGGGGTCTTCCTGCCGCTGTCTTATCTGCTGTCCAGTCTCGCCGACCGCAATTACCAGCGGATCATGGACCGGACGGCGCAGCGCATCGAACAGTGTTCGATATGGCTGCGTGAAGGCCCATGGCTCAAGCAGTTCGCTGACCGAAGTGCTGTGCAGGGCATCGAGCGCACCCTGGCTGGCGAACGCTCCCTGCGTAACCTGGATACGCTGTTGCGCGGCGCCGACAGCTACATCGTCGGGTTCGGCCGCTTGGTTCCCTTTGTCCTGCTGGGGCTGCTGGGTACCTCGGAAGCGGCGCTGGCCTGGGACGGGGCGATTTTCTGGCTGAGCATTCCGCTGTTGTCGGCGGTGCTCGCACTGCCCCGGTCCTATGTGAGCTACAAGGCCGTCGGCCGTTCCCTGGCAGCGCTCAATGGCCTTTACCAGAACTCTTCCCAGCATCCGGGGTTGCCGTCCGTTGCCGTTGAGCAGCCCCCCGCGGTGATCGACTTCGATGTCGACTGGCCAATCTGGCCGGCGGCGCTGGTCGAACTGATTCCGGGGGGGCCGCAGAATCAGAGCGAGGAATTGGGGGTGCTGCTGCGGGTATTCCGGTTGGTGCCCGAGCTGGGGCAGGATCCGCAACGGGTGCTGTGGCTGCCCATCGAGCTGGACGGCAAGAACCTCTCTGCGGGTCAGCGGCTGCGCCTGCAACTGCTGCGCGGGGTGTTCCTGGCGCAGGCCCAGGACAAGATCCTCAATATCGACCATGACTTCTCGGCACTGGACGCTGCGGCTGCGCAGGCGGTGAAACAGGCCTTGAGCGAGTTGTCCTGGGTGAGCTTCAGCCCTGCGGCGGCGCAGGCGATTGACGGGCGCGAGGCCGTTCCGACGATGATTGGCGAGCGCAGCGCTCCGGCATCGTCGACGAGCGACCCGGCGCACGCGCGTTTGCGCCTGGGCGAGCTGTTCAGGTCGTGCGGCTGGGGCGTGCTGATGCTGCTCGTGCCGGCGTCGATGATGAGCTATGCGGCCAACCTGACCTTGCCGCAAGCCGGTTTCTCGCCCTTGCAGGTGTTGCTGTATGCCGTGGCCGGGGTGGCGGCGGGCATCGCGGCCGGGCTGTTTATCGAGAACCTGTTGCGCCGCCGGTTTTCGCTGTTATTCCTCGCCGGCCTGCGGGATGTCCGGGCCGGCAGCCTGGTGGATGCACTGCAAGTGGTCTCGCGGGATATCACCACGACTTTCGAACGCATTGCCTGGTACAGCCATGACATCGCCTGGATCCTCGCGCTGCTGTTGTGCAACGTGGTGGCGTTGTGGATGGGCTTCGGTCTGTTCGGTATGGCCGTGGCGTCGCTGTTCGGCGGGCTGCTGGCGGTGTTGTACCGGTTATCGATCAACGAGCTGTACCGGACGCGAGTGGAGAGCGTCGAAGGCTTCGACTCCCTGCTGCGTTCGGCCCATGTGGCGTTTTCCATCTCCCGGGCCGGCGGTACGGGCTTCGAGCGTCTGGGCGACTGGCTGGCGCTGACCCAGCGCGGCGCCATCGCCGACGGCCTCAAGCATTTCTACACCACGCGGATGCGCAGCGTGATCACCCGCACGGTCACGGCGGCCAGTTGCACCTTGCTCAGCGACCTGGTGATTGTCCTGGTGGTATTACTTGGCAGCCTTTACCGCACCAGCGATTCGGCCTTTGTGCTCGCGGTCACTGCCTTGCTGCTGGTGCGTTCCGATCTGGCGAATGTGTTCCTGGCCATTACCGGCTTCAAGTCGCAGTCGGTGTCGGTGGCGCGCCTGCAGCGCTTTGCCCGGCGCAAAAACTCGGTGGCCGTGGCGCTTGCCGGGCAGAGCCTGGAGATCGCGCCCTTCGTCGCCCAACGCGCCTACCGAGGCCTGAGCCTGGAGCGAGGCCGCCTGTATTCGCTGTCGGGGCATTCCGGTTCCGGCAAAAGCGAGTACCTCAAGGGCGTGGCCGGCATCACCGAGGTGACCACGGAAAATACGGGGGCGCGGCAGGCTTCGGCGCCGATCCGCTATTACCTGGATCGCAACACCCTTGCGCTGCTCGGCGGCGAACCGGGGGGCAGTGGCTGGCTGGAGACCTGGCTCGACGACTTGCCCGGCGACAACCATCATCTGCTGTTGCTGGACGAGCTGTTCGGCACCCTGGGCGCCGAACAACTGGCCGAGCGCCTGCAAGCGTTGCACCGCTACGTCGAGCGTTCGGGCAACACCCTGGTGCTGGTGGACCATCGTTGCCGCCTGGAACATGACATCGAGCTCGGCGCGCTGGCCCACTGA
- a CDS encoding class I SAM-dependent methyltransferase — MTPPHRRVRQIHPEKRKGVFMDPQRKDFLATEAVYTGDSLRIGDEYVMHEWERPLIRRMVEDLKLTPDDRLLEVGFGMGISASILQEFGPASHTIVEPHPQVLAQAERWKGARVNIHLQPGYWQQLNPGAQRYSAIFFDPFADDMAAVDEENLEFLRFAAQSLLAEGGRLALFCIRPLLPLEYQRVMFEHYRRVEISSVQVTPRDTADPTADLAGRMISVVLHK; from the coding sequence GTGACGCCGCCCCATCGGCGTGTTCGCCAAATCCATCCCGAGAAGAGAAAAGGAGTGTTCATGGATCCACAACGCAAGGACTTTCTGGCGACAGAGGCGGTTTACACCGGCGACTCGCTGCGCATCGGCGACGAGTACGTCATGCATGAATGGGAGCGCCCGCTGATCCGCAGGATGGTCGAGGACCTCAAGCTCACACCTGATGACCGGCTGCTGGAAGTCGGCTTCGGCATGGGCATTTCGGCCAGCATCCTGCAGGAGTTCGGCCCCGCGAGCCACACCATAGTCGAGCCCCATCCGCAGGTGCTGGCCCAGGCCGAGCGCTGGAAAGGCGCGCGGGTCAACATCCACCTGCAACCCGGTTACTGGCAGCAACTGAACCCCGGCGCCCAGCGTTATTCGGCGATCTTCTTCGACCCGTTCGCCGACGACATGGCGGCGGTGGACGAGGAGAACCTCGAGTTCCTCAGGTTTGCCGCGCAATCGCTGCTCGCCGAGGGCGGGCGCCTGGCGCTGTTCTGCATCCGGCCATTGCTGCCGCTGGAGTACCAGCGGGTGATGTTCGAACACTATCGCCGGGTGGAAATCAGCTCGGTCCAGGTTACCCCCCGGGATACCGCCGACCCGACCGCCGACCTCGCCGGGCGCATGATCTCGGTGGTGCTACACAAATAA
- a CDS encoding c-type cytochrome, with translation MRVVIGPLLIGLVLVVPSLQAGGRGESFMLSNGCINCHGFEGQRTPGAIPSLAGQSETYLFKTLTAYRDGKLKGTIMNRAMEGYDDPTLRQFAEYYSRLPKGALQPGVSPAHQQGERLYTQHCSSCHEQQADTPYVKGQNLEYMQGVLKDMAVGQRTMPEEMASAMSALKDGELQQLLGYLQGCKQEALCR, from the coding sequence ATGCGTGTGGTTATCGGGCCGCTGTTGATCGGCCTCGTTCTTGTGGTTCCCAGCCTGCAAGCCGGTGGTCGTGGCGAGTCTTTCATGTTGAGCAACGGCTGCATCAATTGTCACGGTTTCGAGGGGCAGCGCACGCCGGGGGCGATTCCGTCCCTGGCCGGCCAGTCCGAGACCTATCTGTTCAAGACGCTGACGGCTTATCGCGACGGCAAGCTCAAGGGCACCATCATGAACCGGGCAATGGAAGGTTACGACGACCCGACGCTCAGGCAGTTCGCCGAATACTACAGCCGCTTGCCCAAAGGCGCGCTGCAGCCGGGCGTGAGCCCGGCGCATCAACAGGGCGAGCGCCTGTACACGCAGCACTGCTCCAGCTGCCACGAGCAGCAGGCGGATACACCCTATGTAAAAGGCCAGAACCTCGAATATATGCAGGGAGTGCTCAAAGATATGGCCGTGGGCCAACGAACGATGCCAGAGGAAATGGCCAGTGCGATGTCCGCGTTGAAGGATGGGGAACTGCAGCAATTGCTGGGGTATCTGCAAGGGTGCAAGCAGGAGGCGCTATGCCGATGA
- a CDS encoding FAD-dependent oxidoreductase, producing the protein MNPQRRRLLKWLATGIGASSLQTLARPVVPGADAKPYAVVVIGGGFAGATFARTLRRLDANVGITLVEPNREYHCCPLGIEYLVGKRDEETLVFGYQQLRAEGIEVVYQQAQSIDARRKQVRLADGSALGYDRCVVATGIGYKYDSIAGYSEAVASRVPHAWGGGEQLRLLKRQLEAMPNGGHVLISVPVDDYRCPPGPYERASLIADYLKTHKPDSRVIILDAKPRFAKQAQFEQAWKRFYGYGTEWATIQWIGAQQGGTVLGFDEARGQLLTEGGPVSGQVINIIAPQQADDFSRRNGLAAEHGWCPVNTQTLESLLVPDVHVIGDAAYAEKLPKSAFAATCQARVCALAIHSQMHGLALLKPQYMNVCYSLCGDNYGISVLLHYRHDAASNVIEIETLRGTPLDASDEDYRREAQSAYSMFDNLVKEAFG; encoded by the coding sequence ATGAATCCTCAACGCCGGCGCTTGCTCAAGTGGCTGGCCACCGGTATCGGCGCGTCCTCGCTCCAGACCCTGGCCCGGCCCGTGGTGCCAGGGGCGGACGCCAAGCCCTATGCCGTGGTGGTAATTGGCGGCGGCTTTGCCGGCGCCACCTTTGCCCGGACCCTGAGGCGCCTGGACGCCAATGTCGGGATCACTCTGGTCGAGCCCAACCGGGAGTATCACTGCTGTCCGCTGGGCATCGAGTACCTGGTGGGCAAGCGCGACGAGGAAACCCTGGTTTTCGGTTACCAGCAGTTGCGAGCCGAAGGCATCGAGGTGGTGTACCAACAGGCGCAGTCGATCGATGCCCGGCGTAAGCAGGTCAGGCTCGCCGACGGCTCGGCGCTGGGCTACGACCGTTGTGTGGTGGCCACAGGCATTGGCTACAAGTACGACAGCATCGCCGGTTACAGCGAGGCGGTGGCCAGCCGCGTGCCCCATGCGTGGGGCGGTGGCGAGCAGCTGCGCCTGCTCAAGCGGCAGTTGGAGGCCATGCCCAATGGCGGCCATGTGCTGATCTCGGTGCCGGTGGACGATTACCGCTGTCCGCCGGGGCCTTACGAGCGGGCCAGCCTGATTGCCGATTACCTCAAGACCCACAAGCCCGATTCGCGGGTGATCATCCTCGACGCCAAGCCACGTTTCGCCAAACAGGCGCAGTTCGAACAGGCCTGGAAGCGCTTCTACGGCTATGGCACCGAGTGGGCCACCATCCAGTGGATCGGGGCCCAGCAGGGCGGCACCGTGCTCGGCTTCGACGAGGCCAGGGGCCAGTTGTTGACCGAGGGTGGTCCGGTCAGCGGCCAGGTGATCAATATCATTGCGCCACAGCAGGCCGACGATTTTTCACGGCGCAACGGCCTGGCCGCCGAACACGGCTGGTGCCCGGTCAACACCCAGACCCTGGAATCGCTGCTGGTGCCGGATGTGCATGTGATCGGCGACGCGGCCTACGCCGAGAAGCTGCCCAAGTCGGCGTTCGCCGCGACCTGTCAGGCCCGGGTCTGCGCCCTGGCCATCCACAGCCAGATGCATGGCCTGGCGCTGCTCAAGCCGCAGTACATGAATGTCTGCTACAGCCTGTGTGGCGACAACTATGGCATCTCGGTGTTGTTGCATTACCGGCATGACGCGGCCAGCAATGTCATCGAGATCGAAACCTTGCGGGGCACGCCCCTCGATGCCAGCGACGAGGATTACCGCCGCGAAGCGCAGTCGGCCTACAGCATGTTCGACAACCTGGTCAAAGAGGCCTTCGGCTAG
- a CDS encoding YqaA family protein — MILAACLGLFLAAFGAATLLPLQSEAVLVGLLLNGQYNLWLLLAVATTGNVLGSLVNWWLGRRLEHYKDRRWFPVGPRHLHTARRHYQRYGHWSLLLSWLPIVGDPLTLVAGVMGEPLKRFLLLVTLAKGARYAVLAWATLGWVA; from the coding sequence TTGATCCTCGCCGCCTGCCTCGGCCTGTTCCTGGCGGCGTTCGGCGCCGCCACCCTGCTGCCGCTGCAGTCCGAAGCGGTGCTGGTGGGCCTGTTGCTCAACGGCCAGTACAACCTGTGGTTGCTGCTGGCCGTCGCCACGACCGGCAATGTCCTGGGTTCCCTGGTGAACTGGTGGCTGGGCCGGCGCCTGGAACACTACAAGGACCGCCGCTGGTTCCCCGTCGGCCCGCGCCACCTGCACACCGCCCGCCGCCATTACCAGCGCTACGGCCATTGGTCCCTGCTGTTGAGCTGGCTGCCGATCGTCGGCGACCCGCTGACCCTGGTGGCCGGGGTCATGGGCGAACCGCTGAAGCGCTTCCTGCTGCTCGTCACCCTGGCCAAGGGTGCGCGGTATGCCGTACTGGCCTGGGCCACCCTCGGTTGGGTGGCCTGA
- a CDS encoding DUF411 domain-containing protein encodes MNKILRLAALSALLVGSLAQAADLIPIDVHRDANCGCCKKWIEHLQANGFKVNDHVESNMSEVKQRLGVVPRLASCHTAVIDGKFVEGHVPADQVLALRQRDDLLGVAAPGMPMGSPGMEMDGMPADAYQVIGLTKEGQDVVVADYPAH; translated from the coding sequence ATGAACAAAATTCTGCGCCTGGCGGCCCTGTCCGCCCTGCTCGTCGGCTCCCTGGCCCAGGCCGCCGACCTGATCCCGATCGACGTGCACCGCGACGCCAACTGCGGTTGCTGCAAGAAATGGATCGAGCATCTGCAGGCCAACGGCTTCAAGGTCAACGACCATGTCGAGAGCAACATGAGCGAGGTCAAGCAACGCCTGGGCGTGGTTCCGCGCCTGGCTTCCTGCCACACCGCGGTGATCGACGGCAAATTCGTCGAGGGCCATGTGCCGGCGGACCAGGTCCTGGCCCTGCGCCAGCGCGACGACCTGCTCGGCGTCGCCGCCCCCGGCATGCCCATGGGCTCGCCCGGCATGGAAATGGACGGCATGCCCGCCGACGCCTACCAGGTCATCGGCCTGACCAAGGAAGGCCAGGACGTGGTGGTCGCGGACTACCCGGCCCATTGA
- the copD gene encoding copper homeostasis membrane protein CopD — MGGLIDIALRFALYLDLTLLFGLALFGLYGLRGEQDRWRFRRPLAVTLGLSVLLSGGALLRLALSMSGAASLAELDPALLSMLLLETAAGHSWLLRLAALLLAGVALAGRGRFARYALALCAATALATLAWTGHGAMDDGARRYLHLGNDILHLLGAAAWLGALAAFALLLRGSAGAGGRQPHELLEALRGFARLGTLIVVSLSLTGVFNYLLIAGPDLAPLSGSLYGLLLGLKVSVFASMLVFAALNRFHLVPQLQQALHQGSPDVALAALRRSMFLELAAALLVLGLVAALGILSPNDA, encoded by the coding sequence ATGGGCGGGCTCATCGATATCGCCTTGCGTTTTGCCCTGTACCTGGACTTGACGCTGCTGTTCGGCCTGGCGCTGTTCGGCCTCTACGGGCTGCGCGGCGAACAGGATCGCTGGCGGTTTCGCCGGCCATTGGCGGTAACCCTGGGCCTGAGCGTGCTGCTGTCCGGCGGCGCGCTGCTACGCCTGGCGCTGTCGATGAGCGGCGCGGCGAGCCTGGCCGAACTGGACCCCGCGCTGCTGTCGATGCTGCTGTTGGAAACCGCCGCTGGCCACAGCTGGCTGCTGCGCCTGGCGGCCTTGCTGCTGGCCGGCGTGGCGCTGGCGGGACGCGGCCGGTTCGCCCGCTACGCCCTGGCGCTGTGCGCGGCGACGGCCCTGGCGACCCTGGCCTGGACCGGCCACGGCGCGATGGACGATGGCGCCCGGCGCTACCTGCACCTGGGCAACGACATCCTGCACCTGCTCGGCGCCGCTGCATGGCTGGGCGCGTTGGCGGCCTTCGCCCTGCTGTTGCGCGGCAGTGCCGGGGCCGGCGGGCGGCAGCCTCATGAACTGCTGGAGGCACTGCGCGGGTTTGCCCGCCTGGGCACGCTGATCGTGGTCAGCCTGAGCCTCACCGGGGTGTTCAACTACCTGCTGATCGCCGGCCCGGACCTGGCCCCCTTGAGCGGCAGCCTCTATGGCCTGCTCCTGGGCCTGAAGGTGTCGGTGTTCGCCAGCATGCTGGTATTCGCCGCGCTGAACCGCTTTCACCTGGTGCCGCAACTGCAACAGGCATTGCACCAGGGCTCGCCCGATGTCGCCCTGGCGGCCCTGCGCCGCAGCATGTTCCTGGAACTGGCAGCGGCCCTGCTGGTGCTTGGCCTGGTGGCGGCGCTCGGCATCCTGAGTCCCAATGACGCGTAG
- the copC gene encoding copper homeostasis periplasmic binding protein CopC, with the protein MSYLKHLVLAVALGGGLSLTGLAQAHPKLVASTPAEGARVAAPAKIELQFSETLTRQFSGARLLMTGMAGMSHAPMPVKAAVAGGNDPKSMIITPAAPLTAGSYKVEWRAVSADTHPITGNLTFDVN; encoded by the coding sequence ATGTCCTACCTCAAGCATCTCGTCCTCGCCGTCGCCCTGGGCGGCGGATTGTCCCTGACCGGCCTCGCCCAGGCCCACCCCAAGCTCGTGGCCTCGACCCCGGCCGAAGGCGCCAGGGTCGCGGCGCCGGCAAAGATCGAACTGCAGTTCTCGGAAACCCTCACCCGGCAGTTTTCCGGGGCCCGGCTGCTGATGACCGGCATGGCCGGGATGAGCCACGCGCCGATGCCGGTCAAGGCCGCCGTGGCCGGAGGCAACGACCCGAAAAGCATGATCATCACCCCGGCCGCGCCGCTGACCGCGGGCAGCTACAAGGTCGAATGGCGGGCGGTGTCCGCCGATACCCATCCGATCACCGGCAACCTGACCTTCGACGTCAACTGA
- a CDS encoding copper resistance protein B: MMPKNALTLLTALLGLGAGTLHAAQAMDHSTMRHAPAPAAAQPNDAMPGMDHSQMTGMDGEPMQMMDSPAPPQSRTPIPVLTDADRQAAFPPVAGHGVHDKAINSFWLVDRLEYQDADDGSALAWDLNGWIGGDIDRLWLRSEGERSNGRTESAQVEALWGHAIGPWWDVVSGVRQDFKPGAPQTWAALGLQGMALYNFESEVTAYLGEGGQSALGLKAEYDILLTNRLILQPTAEVNLYGKNDPQRGIGSGLSDLEAGLRLRYELHRQFAPYIGVTWNRSYGKSADYAREEGEDSNEARLVLGVRMWF, from the coding sequence ATGATGCCGAAAAACGCCTTGACCCTGTTGACCGCCCTGCTCGGCCTCGGTGCCGGCACGCTGCACGCCGCCCAGGCCATGGACCACTCGACGATGCGCCACGCGCCCGCGCCGGCGGCCGCCCAGCCGAACGACGCCATGCCGGGCATGGACCACAGCCAGATGACCGGCATGGACGGCGAACCCATGCAGATGATGGATTCGCCGGCCCCGCCCCAGAGCCGCACGCCGATCCCGGTGCTCACCGACGCCGATCGCCAGGCCGCCTTCCCGCCCGTGGCCGGCCACGGGGTGCACGACAAGGCCATCAACTCGTTCTGGCTGGTCGATCGCCTGGAGTACCAGGACGCCGATGACGGCAGTGCCCTGGCCTGGGACCTGAACGGCTGGATCGGCGGCGACATCGACCGGCTGTGGCTGCGCAGCGAGGGCGAACGCAGCAACGGCCGGACCGAAAGCGCCCAGGTCGAGGCGCTCTGGGGGCATGCCATCGGCCCCTGGTGGGATGTGGTCAGCGGCGTGCGCCAGGACTTCAAGCCCGGCGCGCCCCAGACCTGGGCCGCCCTCGGGCTGCAAGGCATGGCCCTGTACAACTTCGAAAGCGAGGTCACCGCCTACCTGGGCGAAGGCGGCCAGAGCGCGCTGGGCCTGAAGGCCGAGTACGACATCCTGCTGACCAACCGCCTGATCCTGCAGCCCACCGCGGAGGTCAACCTGTATGGCAAGAACGACCCGCAACGGGGCATCGGCTCGGGCCTTTCCGACCTGGAAGCCGGCCTGCGCCTGCGTTACGAGTTGCACCGCCAGTTCGCGCCCTACATCGGCGTGACCTGGAACCGCAGCTACGGCAAGAGCGCCGACTACGCCCGGGAAGAAGGCGAAGACAGCAACGAAGCCCGGCTGGTGCTCGGTGTGCGCATGTGGTTCTGA